In a single window of the Candidatus Poribacteria bacterium genome:
- the gnd gene encoding decarboxylating 6-phosphogluconate dehydrogenase, translating to MQVGMIGLGRMGMNMSRRLLKGGHEVVVYNRTKDKVKQMEEEGAIGSYSLEELVRKLTPPRVTWMMLPAGKVTDEHVELLSDLLSPGDILVDGSNGFYKDDIRRAEKLRPKGIHYMDAGVSGGVWGLKMGYCIMVGGDESDFRSIEPLLKNLAAEEGYLYCGPTGAGHFVKMVHNGIEYAIMEAYGEGFELLKTSPYGEKLDLAKIAHLWNRGSVIRSWLLELLESVFKEDPDLSSIRGYVEDSGEGRWTVKEAVDMAISVPVIALSLFKRFQSRQEDLFSDRILAALRREFGGHAVRQG from the coding sequence ATGCAGGTTGGAATGATAGGATTGGGGCGCATGGGGATGAACATGTCACGCCGCCTCCTTAAAGGCGGTCATGAGGTCGTGGTCTACAACCGAACGAAGGATAAGGTGAAACAGATGGAAGAGGAGGGGGCGATCGGATCCTACTCCCTGGAGGAGCTCGTCCGCAAATTAACCCCTCCCAGGGTCACCTGGATGATGCTTCCGGCAGGGAAGGTTACCGATGAGCACGTCGAACTCCTGTCCGATCTGCTCTCTCCCGGCGATATACTGGTGGATGGGAGTAACGGCTTTTATAAGGACGACATCCGCCGCGCCGAGAAGCTGAGACCTAAGGGGATACATTATATGGATGCAGGGGTGTCGGGAGGAGTATGGGGCTTGAAGATGGGATACTGCATCATGGTCGGCGGCGATGAATCGGACTTCAGATCGATCGAACCCCTGCTGAAAAACCTCGCGGCGGAGGAGGGATACCTTTACTGCGGACCGACGGGCGCGGGGCATTTCGTTAAGATGGTTCATAACGGAATAGAATATGCCATCATGGAGGCGTATGGCGAGGGATTCGAGCTGCTTAAAACGTCGCCCTACGGCGAAAAACTCGACCTCGCCAAAATCGCCCATCTGTGGAATCGGGGAAGCGTCATAAGATCCTGGCTGCTTGAGCTTTTGGAATCGGTTTTCAAAGAAGACCCCGATCTCTCCTCGATCAGAGGATATGTGGAGGATTCAGGCGAGGGAAGATGGACGGTGAAGGAGGCGGTTGATATGGCGATATCCGTGCCGGTTATAGCCCTTTCGCTTTTCAAGAGGTTTCAATCCAGGCAGGAGGACCTCTTCTCCGATAGGATCCTTGCCGCCCTGCGTAGGGAATTCGGCGGACATGCTGTCAGGCAAGGATGA